In Anaerobacillus isosaccharinicus, one genomic interval encodes:
- a CDS encoding HAMP domain-containing sensor histidine kinase, with protein sequence MRFKSSIFTKLFFTYVISSIAAFLIFSAVFYVLFQNDLKQDFLSTLHDHHEQVEQTLKLAYGEGQNKESIISTLGFMNDKDHKSIYLFDEAGDLLHVFSGMAEPLLIEKEFIVQALKGNQVNEFVNEKGQRIFLMVSPIDAGIQSFEEKVLVIALHGFDRVAKSIKGMFLLAGLITTVVTTCFLFLLSKKFSAPLRNMNSVAMEYAKGKFDKKLEVKSKDEIGQLGETLNHMGKELASLDSMRKEFVANVSHDMRSPLTSINGFVGAMIDGTIPERDQKRYLHLMKDETERLIKLVNELLDIARMEAGQVSIHPSNYNVTEQIRTLIAKLEPQLSKQKLEIELQCTDEKDVYVFADKDRIDQVLSNLIQNAINFSPENGLVTVNLLTKEKEVFICIEDHGLGIPNQQLKFIWNRFFKVDKARSQKVGTGIGLSIVKHIIDLHGAKIDVESEVGKGTVFTVTLPLKHEET encoded by the coding sequence ATGAGATTTAAGTCGAGCATTTTTACGAAGTTATTTTTCACGTATGTAATCAGCTCTATTGCAGCTTTTCTCATTTTTAGTGCTGTATTCTATGTGCTTTTTCAAAATGATTTAAAGCAGGATTTTTTAAGTACATTACATGACCACCATGAACAAGTGGAGCAAACCCTTAAACTCGCCTACGGCGAAGGCCAAAACAAAGAGTCGATTATTTCTACCCTAGGTTTTATGAATGATAAAGATCATAAAAGTATTTATTTATTTGATGAAGCAGGCGACCTGTTACATGTTTTTTCGGGTATGGCAGAGCCACTATTAATTGAAAAAGAGTTTATAGTGCAAGCTCTTAAAGGGAACCAAGTGAATGAATTCGTTAATGAAAAAGGGCAGAGAATATTTTTGATGGTTTCACCAATTGATGCAGGAATTCAGAGTTTTGAAGAGAAAGTGTTAGTTATTGCTTTACATGGCTTTGACCGAGTAGCCAAAAGTATTAAAGGAATGTTTCTATTAGCTGGACTTATTACAACAGTTGTAACAACTTGTTTTTTATTTTTACTTTCTAAGAAATTTTCCGCTCCGCTCCGCAATATGAATTCTGTAGCAATGGAGTATGCAAAAGGAAAATTTGATAAAAAACTGGAAGTGAAAAGTAAAGACGAGATAGGTCAATTAGGAGAAACGCTCAATCATATGGGGAAAGAATTAGCTAGCTTAGATTCAATGAGAAAAGAGTTTGTTGCCAATGTATCTCATGATATGCGCTCACCGTTAACTTCGATAAATGGATTTGTAGGAGCAATGATTGATGGGACAATCCCAGAACGTGATCAAAAGCGCTACCTGCATTTAATGAAGGATGAAACAGAGCGATTAATAAAGTTAGTTAATGAATTATTAGATATCGCTAGAATGGAAGCAGGTCAAGTTTCTATTCACCCTAGTAACTACAATGTAACGGAACAAATTCGTACATTAATAGCCAAACTTGAGCCCCAGTTATCAAAACAGAAGCTTGAAATTGAACTACAGTGTACTGATGAAAAGGATGTTTATGTCTTTGCAGATAAAGACCGAATTGATCAAGTTCTTAGCAATTTAATACAAAATGCAATTAATTTTTCACCAGAAAATGGGTTGGTAACGGTGAATTTATTAACGAAAGAAAAAGAAGTGTTTATTTGTATTGAAGATCATGGACTAGGAATTCCAAACCAACAATTAAAGTTTATCTGGAATCGCTTCTTTAAAGTGGACAAAGCTCGTAGTCAAAAGGTTGGGACGGGGATTGGACTGTCCATTGTAAAACATATCATTGACTTACATGGAGCAAAAATTGATGTCGAAAGTGAAGTAGGTAAGGGGACGGTATTTACTGTGACCCTACCATTAAAACATGAAGAAACCTAG
- a CDS encoding response regulator transcription factor, with protein MMKKVTLLVIDDDPNICELIRLYGEKAGYVVKHANDGITGVDVFYELLPDLVVLDIMLPGLSGWEICKEIRRDFPVPIIMLTGKGESYDKIKGLDLGADDYVVKPFDPKELIARVKAVLRRFNILNGEQETLSFPNLIIDMKQYQIHCNEDTMTLPPKEQELLYYLASHTNRVFTRQQLLDQVWGYDFDGDPRTVDVHIKRIREKLGKVNTAWELKTLRGIGYKFEVDT; from the coding sequence ATTATGAAAAAGGTAACCTTACTAGTAATTGATGATGATCCTAATATTTGTGAACTAATTCGATTGTATGGTGAGAAGGCTGGGTATGTGGTTAAACATGCAAACGATGGCATAACAGGGGTGGATGTTTTTTATGAACTTCTCCCCGACCTTGTCGTCTTAGATATCATGCTACCAGGCTTAAGTGGTTGGGAAATTTGCAAGGAAATCAGAAGAGATTTTCCTGTTCCTATCATTATGCTAACGGGTAAAGGGGAAAGTTACGATAAAATTAAAGGTTTAGATCTAGGCGCTGATGATTATGTTGTTAAACCATTTGACCCAAAGGAGCTAATAGCAAGAGTAAAAGCGGTTTTAAGAAGGTTTAATATTTTAAATGGGGAACAAGAAACACTTTCATTTCCAAATTTAATTATTGATATGAAGCAATATCAAATACATTGTAACGAAGACACAATGACGCTACCACCGAAAGAACAGGAACTGCTTTACTACCTAGCTTCGCACACAAACCGTGTATTTACGAGACAACAGCTGTTAGACCAGGTTTGGGGTTATGATTTTGACGGTGACCCACGAACGGTTGATGTTCATATTAAGAGGATTCGTGAAAAGTTAGGAAAGGTAAATACAGCATGGGAGCTAAAGACCTTAAGAGGAATTGGCTATAAATTTGAGGTGGATACTTGA
- a CDS encoding efflux RND transporter permease subunit, translated as MKLPKLAVKNPVTTIMMMCLVLLLGFVSLTGLRLDLLPNINPPILAVMTTYPGAGPEEVAELVTKPVESVVGTSQGIESLQSRSSSNSSLVIAQYKWGTDISEVREDLSSSMGLVQLPQDAGRPMMVKFDPTMMPIIQLSVSNGEDLAHLQQLVAEMIVPQLQNIDGVASVNVTGGFEEEILVKLNKEELESHNLTQQQIVQMIQGNNLTFPGGVIEENGEKLNLRILAKVETVDQLKQLPVSILPSEDGLKIVTVGEIADVQLAKKDITSIARTNGKESLLISIQKEGTANTVEVSTNVQERLEKIKETNDELSFIVSSDQGEVIQQAVSNVMLALIFGGIFAVAVIFVFLRSIKSTIIVGIALPFSVITTFVLMYFTGMSLNIMSLGGLALGVGMLVDNSIVVIENIYRHLTKQQSRKDAVIQGASEVGGAVTASMLTTLSVFLPMVFIGGLIGDLFKELALTVTFSLFASWAVALTVVPTLAGLLLKPEKLKTRKENRFYKPVITWALNHRLMTLLIVGVALIGSLSLAPKIGTEFMPAQDEGMFSINVELPEGATFERTLEVVQLIESEVLRVSEVDVVTSSVGNADALMASITGSGENSGSLSVKLISDRKISTEEVIAQLEKTLDLDNEDVNVSFNISNSMAAMGGETNQVEVMLLGQSGERLESYTKELSSRLNDLEEIKSVTDSVQTGKPEYQFFLNKDEAFKHGLTAYQVATFINQSLQGTVAATIFDTQVRVQMEDISNSKKALEDLVMITPMNQEVSLKEIGEVVRGEGPITIVRENQQDSIVVTAKFEGTDMGTVSMNVQRTIDQMVTDLNIDTNQYQIKTAGGTEMMNEAFASLLLAVVLAMVFVYMVMASQFESLLQPLIIMFTLPLSIIGVVLGLLVTGYSFGVTAFLGIIILVGIVLNNAIVFIDYTNQLRIKGHTVHEALIEAGVTRLRPIVMTALTTALGLLPLAIGTGEGTALQAPMAIVVIGGLVSSTVLTLVVIPVIYSLLTSMVERMKQRFV; from the coding sequence ATGAAATTGCCAAAACTAGCTGTTAAAAATCCTGTTACAACAATCATGATGATGTGTCTTGTTTTGTTGTTAGGCTTCGTGTCTTTAACAGGTTTAAGGTTAGATTTATTACCAAATATAAACCCGCCTATTCTTGCGGTCATGACTACGTATCCAGGTGCTGGACCTGAAGAAGTCGCGGAATTAGTGACAAAACCGGTCGAAAGTGTCGTTGGCACAAGTCAAGGAATTGAATCGTTACAGTCACGAAGCAGTTCAAACTCGTCACTAGTTATTGCTCAATATAAATGGGGAACAGATATTTCCGAAGTGAGAGAGGATCTTTCATCCTCCATGGGATTGGTACAATTGCCGCAAGATGCAGGACGACCAATGATGGTGAAATTTGATCCAACGATGATGCCAATTATCCAACTGTCAGTTTCTAACGGAGAAGACTTAGCACATCTACAACAGCTAGTAGCTGAAATGATTGTCCCGCAGTTGCAAAATATTGATGGGGTGGCAAGTGTAAATGTTACTGGGGGTTTTGAAGAGGAAATACTAGTAAAACTAAACAAAGAAGAATTAGAAAGTCATAATTTAACCCAACAACAAATTGTGCAAATGATTCAAGGAAATAATTTAACATTTCCAGGTGGGGTAATAGAAGAGAATGGTGAAAAATTAAACCTTCGTATATTAGCAAAGGTAGAAACAGTCGACCAACTAAAACAATTACCAGTTAGTATTCTACCAAGTGAAGACGGTTTAAAAATTGTCACAGTTGGAGAAATTGCCGACGTTCAGTTAGCAAAAAAGGATATTACTTCAATTGCTCGTACAAACGGGAAGGAAAGTTTATTAATTAGTATCCAAAAAGAGGGCACAGCGAATACAGTAGAGGTTTCTACGAATGTTCAAGAACGGTTAGAAAAAATTAAAGAGACCAATGATGAGCTCTCATTCATCGTTTCTAGTGATCAAGGAGAAGTTATTCAGCAAGCGGTTTCCAATGTAATGTTAGCGCTAATTTTTGGAGGTATATTTGCGGTTGCCGTTATTTTTGTCTTTTTACGTTCAATTAAATCTACAATTATTGTTGGTATTGCCCTTCCGTTCTCTGTCATAACGACTTTTGTCCTGATGTATTTTACGGGGATGTCATTAAACATCATGTCATTAGGTGGATTAGCATTAGGGGTTGGTATGCTAGTAGATAACTCGATCGTTGTTATTGAGAACATTTACCGCCATTTAACAAAACAACAATCACGCAAAGATGCGGTTATTCAAGGAGCTTCAGAAGTAGGTGGTGCCGTAACGGCATCTATGCTAACGACCCTTTCTGTTTTTTTACCAATGGTATTTATCGGTGGGTTGATTGGAGATTTATTTAAGGAACTTGCGTTAACAGTAACATTTTCTTTATTTGCATCATGGGCAGTTGCTTTAACGGTTGTACCTACTTTAGCAGGTTTGTTATTAAAGCCTGAAAAATTGAAGACAAGAAAGGAAAATCGTTTCTATAAACCTGTAATTACATGGGCTTTAAATCATCGATTAATGACATTATTGATTGTAGGGGTTGCATTAATTGGTTCTTTATCCTTAGCTCCGAAAATTGGTACTGAGTTTATGCCAGCTCAGGATGAAGGGATGTTTTCTATTAATGTAGAATTACCTGAAGGGGCTACATTTGAGCGCACTCTTGAAGTTGTTCAATTAATTGAATCAGAAGTATTGAGAGTCTCTGAAGTAGATGTTGTTACTTCATCTGTTGGCAATGCTGATGCGTTGATGGCAAGCATAACAGGTAGTGGTGAGAATAGTGGAAGTCTTTCAGTCAAACTTATCTCTGATCGGAAAATTTCAACAGAGGAAGTTATTGCTCAATTAGAAAAAACACTTGATTTAGATAACGAAGATGTAAATGTAAGCTTTAATATAAGCAACTCAATGGCAGCCATGGGCGGTGAAACGAATCAAGTCGAGGTCATGTTGTTAGGCCAAAGTGGTGAGCGTCTAGAAAGTTATACGAAGGAATTATCTAGTCGTTTAAATGACTTAGAAGAAATAAAATCAGTAACTGATAGTGTGCAAACAGGAAAACCAGAATATCAATTTTTCTTAAATAAAGATGAGGCATTTAAGCACGGACTTACTGCTTATCAAGTGGCTACGTTTATTAATCAATCCTTACAAGGAACGGTAGCAGCAACAATTTTTGATACGCAAGTAAGAGTTCAAATGGAGGATATCTCAAATTCAAAAAAGGCGCTTGAGGATCTAGTCATGATAACACCAATGAACCAGGAAGTCAGTTTGAAAGAAATTGGTGAAGTTGTGAGAGGCGAAGGTCCAATTACAATTGTTCGTGAAAACCAGCAAGACTCTATCGTAGTGACCGCTAAATTTGAAGGTACAGATATGGGAACTGTATCCATGAACGTACAACGAACTATTGACCAAATGGTCACTGATCTTAATATTGATACAAACCAATATCAAATAAAAACAGCTGGCGGAACAGAAATGATGAATGAAGCATTCGCAAGTCTTCTGCTTGCAGTGGTCTTAGCTATGGTTTTCGTTTATATGGTTATGGCTAGTCAATTTGAGTCTTTATTGCAGCCGTTAATCATCATGTTTACGTTGCCGTTATCGATTATTGGGGTTGTTTTAGGATTACTTGTAACAGGATATTCTTTTGGTGTTACAGCATTTTTAGGGATAATTATATTAGTGGGGATTGTCCTAAATAATGCGATTGTTTTTATTGATTATACGAACCAACTTCGCATAAAAGGACATACTGTCCATGAAGCACTAATTGAAGCTGGTGTTACGAGACTTCGACCGATTGTTATGACTGCACTAACGACTGCTCTTGGTTTACTTCCATTAGCGATTGGAACAGGAGAAGGTACTGCTTTACAAGCGCCTATGGCAATTGTTGTTATTGGTGGATTGGTAAGTTCGACTGTGTTAACGTTGGTTGTTATCCCTGTCATTTATAGCTTGTTAACAAGTATGGTGGAGAGAATGAAACAACGTTTTGTATAG
- a CDS encoding TVP38/TMEM64 family protein — MKIWVKIASAISVLLVIIVLVSNKEIIQLFMLKDFEEIGVNVEEQFLPLFAITLIIMMIQNFITFIPLILILTVNIAFYGFVYGLMWSWFASVAAATLVFVCARYSFKEILQKKISEKMKRKAEENGFMYVFMARVFPFVPTNIVNIVSGISSIRFKDFLLATSIGNFIYFFILALVPMGILSLNFELIILSIFIFIVVIYIYLRRKQRVAFKKSN, encoded by the coding sequence TTGAAAATCTGGGTGAAAATTGCATCTGCAATAAGTGTTCTACTAGTGATAATTGTCTTAGTTTCGAATAAAGAAATTATTCAACTATTTATGCTGAAGGATTTCGAAGAGATTGGGGTTAATGTAGAAGAACAATTTTTGCCGTTGTTTGCTATTACGCTCATTATAATGATGATCCAAAACTTTATTACATTTATACCACTTATTTTAATCCTTACTGTTAATATTGCATTTTATGGATTTGTTTATGGGCTAATGTGGAGCTGGTTTGCAAGTGTAGCTGCTGCAACACTAGTTTTTGTTTGTGCCAGGTATTCCTTTAAAGAGATTTTGCAAAAGAAAATTAGTGAGAAGATGAAACGAAAAGCCGAAGAAAATGGGTTTATGTACGTTTTTATGGCCAGGGTTTTCCCTTTCGTTCCAACAAATATAGTGAACATTGTCAGTGGTATTAGTTCAATTAGATTTAAAGATTTTCTACTAGCAACTAGTATTGGCAATTTTATTTATTTTTTTATATTAGCGTTAGTACCAATGGGCATTTTATCCCTGAATTTTGAGCTAATCATTCTATCTATTTTTATTTTCATTGTTGTTATTTACATTTATCTAAGGCGAAAACAGCGGGTGGCTTTTAAGAAAAGCAATTAG